A single Pedobacter sp. PACM 27299 DNA region contains:
- a CDS encoding RNA polymerase sigma factor, with protein sequence MQTNIENQELLEKVASGDWEAFAALYNTYVPKLYRFIYPFANQNKEDTEEVIQDVFLKVWMRKEKIIGLRSFESYLFKMAKNQLLDQRGRQDSQLRLINKVGNAVSKELASVHDQLVYDEYYKIAKGALQGLSPQRRRIFDMRMEEEMSIDEIAEALHISSSAVKKQLYEAINIIKKELRHKTGWPLLCWFIFILS encoded by the coding sequence TTGCAAACGAATATTGAAAATCAGGAATTATTAGAGAAGGTAGCTTCAGGGGACTGGGAAGCATTTGCTGCTCTATATAACACCTATGTACCAAAACTTTACCGTTTTATTTATCCATTTGCCAATCAGAATAAGGAGGATACAGAAGAAGTCATTCAGGACGTATTCCTTAAAGTATGGATGCGAAAAGAAAAGATCATCGGACTGCGCTCTTTTGAATCCTATCTTTTTAAAATGGCGAAAAATCAACTGCTGGACCAACGGGGGCGTCAGGATTCACAGTTACGCCTGATCAACAAGGTAGGAAATGCGGTCAGCAAGGAGCTCGCCTCCGTCCATGATCAATTGGTTTATGACGAATATTATAAAATTGCAAAGGGGGCACTACAGGGCTTATCTCCGCAAAGACGCAGGATTTTTGACATGCGCATGGAGGAGGAGATGTCTATAGATGAAATCGCTGAGGCACTCCATATTTCTTCATCCGCTGTAAAAAAACAGCTTTATGAAGCCATCAACATCATTAAAAAGGAGCTGCGTCATAAAACCGGCTGGCCATTATTGTGTTGGTTCATTTTTATCCTTTCTTAA
- the rpmG gene encoding 50S ribosomal protein L33, producing MAKKGNRVQVILECTEHKTSGMPGMSRYISTKNRKNTTERLELKKFNPVLKKVTVHKEIK from the coding sequence ATGGCAAAAAAAGGTAACAGAGTACAAGTTATTCTAGAGTGTACGGAGCATAAAACTAGTGGCATGCCTGGTATGTCTAGATATATCTCTACTAAAAACCGTAAAAACACTACTGAGAGATTAGAATTGAAAAAATTCAATCCAGTTTTGAAAAAGGTAACTGTACATAAAGAAATTAAGTAA
- the rpmB gene encoding 50S ribosomal protein L28: protein MSRVCDLTGKMAMTGFNVSHSNVKTKRKFYPNLQLQKFYIPDEDRWITLKVSTSAIKTINKIGITEAINRFMKKGYL from the coding sequence ATGTCTAGAGTTTGTGATTTAACCGGAAAAATGGCAATGACAGGTTTTAATGTTTCTCACTCAAACGTTAAAACTAAGCGTAAGTTTTATCCCAACTTACAACTTCAGAAATTTTATATTCCTGATGAGGATCGTTGGATAACACTGAAAGTTTCTACTTCAGCTATCAAAACCATTAATAAAATTGGTATTACTGAGGCGATCAATCGCTTCATGAAAAAAGGATATTTGTAA